In Flavobacterium endoglycinae, one DNA window encodes the following:
- a CDS encoding ribonuclease Z has translation MKVDQKGHTVTIKDTQGNLNDFVEKVTQQFKTFEKHNIIIDLSSDTEISENDLKAFLPLVKLQKKGKKSFVIVATDLDFNAISDKLVVVPSLLEAHDIIEMEEIERDLGF, from the coding sequence ATGAAAGTAGATCAAAAAGGACATACGGTTACAATTAAAGACACACAGGGTAATTTAAATGACTTTGTAGAAAAAGTAACGCAGCAATTTAAAACCTTTGAAAAGCACAATATTATAATCGATTTGTCATCAGACACGGAAATTTCGGAAAATGATTTGAAAGCTTTTTTACCGCTTGTTAAACTTCAGAAAAAAGGAAAAAAATCGTTTGTAATTGTTGCTACTGATCTTGATTTTAATGCTATTTCAGATAAACTAGTTGTTGTTCCTTCTCTTTTAGAAGCTCACGATATTATTGAAATGGAAGAAATTGAAAGAGACCTAGGGTTTTAA
- the pyrR gene encoding bifunctional pyr operon transcriptional regulator/uracil phosphoribosyltransferase PyrR → MSQKVLLNSKEVTIILHRLACQLIEKHLDFSNTILVGIQPRGVFLAERLKQILENEYQVPEISLGYLDITFFRDDFRRTEKPLEANKTQINFIVEDKKVIFIDDVLFTGRSIRSALTAIQSFGRPSEIELLVLIDRRFSRHLPIQPDYRGRQVDAINGEKVIVSWKENDGEDVVHLVTN, encoded by the coding sequence ATGAGCCAGAAAGTATTACTTAATTCAAAAGAAGTTACTATCATACTTCACCGTTTGGCTTGTCAGTTAATCGAAAAACATCTTGATTTTTCAAATACTATTTTAGTGGGAATTCAGCCAAGAGGCGTTTTTTTAGCTGAACGTTTAAAACAAATATTAGAAAATGAATACCAAGTTCCTGAAATTTCTTTGGGGTATTTGGATATTACTTTTTTTAGAGATGATTTTCGTCGTACAGAAAAACCACTTGAAGCCAATAAAACTCAAATCAATTTTATAGTTGAAGACAAAAAAGTCATTTTTATTGATGACGTTTTGTTTACAGGCCGTAGCATTCGTTCTGCGCTAACTGCTATTCAATCTTTTGGAAGACCTTCAGAAATTGAATTGCTAGTTTTGATCGACAGACGTTTCAGCCGTCATTTGCCAATTCAGCCCGATTACCGCGGTCGTCAGGTAGATGCTATTAATGGCGAAAAAGTGATTGTAAGCTGGAAAGAAAATGATGGCGAAGATGTTGTTCACTTAGTGACAAATTAA
- a CDS encoding helix-turn-helix domain-containing protein, with product MNFYQKEINRISKICYKNEGQIKTVIRTKKFIENNFEQELNLDVLSDSQFTSKFHLLRLFKKYYGMTPMQYLIDRRIEKSKEYLRNGMPVTQTCFAVGFESPSSFSTLFKTKIGIAPMEFQKRAIFAK from the coding sequence ATGAATTTTTACCAAAAAGAAATAAATCGCATCAGCAAAATCTGCTATAAAAACGAAGGACAGATTAAAACTGTAATTCGTACGAAGAAATTCATTGAAAACAACTTTGAACAAGAACTGAATTTGGATGTCCTTTCTGATTCTCAATTCACATCTAAATTCCATTTATTACGTTTATTTAAAAAATACTACGGCATGACGCCGATGCAATATTTGATTGATAGAAGAATAGAAAAATCTAAAGAATACTTACGAAATGGGATGCCTGTAACTCAAACTTGTTTTGCTGTTGGATTCGAAAGTCCGAGTTCGTTTAGTACTTTATTCAAAACCAAAATTGGAATCGCTCCAATGGAATTTCAAAAAAGAGCAATTTTTGCAAAGTAA
- a CDS encoding aspartate carbamoyltransferase catalytic subunit yields the protein MKELSVNHLLGIKYINENDINLIFETADHFKEVINRPIKKVPSLRDITIANIFFENSTRTKLSFELAQKRLSADVISFSAAQSSVKKGETLIDTVNNILSMKVDMVVMRHSNPGAAYFLSKNVKASIVNAGDGAHEHPTQALLDSYSIREKLGDVAGKKVVIVGDILHSRVALSNIYALQMQGAEVKVCGPKTLIPRYIESLGVTVEPNLRKALEWCDVANMLRVQNERMDVNFFPSTREYAQQYGVDKPLLDSLGKEIVIMHPGPINRGVEITSEVADSDHSVILNQVENGVAIRMAVIYLLASKIQ from the coding sequence ATGAAAGAATTAAGCGTAAATCATTTATTAGGAATAAAATATATCAATGAGAATGATATTAACCTGATTTTTGAAACGGCAGATCATTTTAAAGAAGTCATTAATAGACCGATTAAAAAAGTTCCTTCATTACGAGATATTACTATTGCCAATATTTTCTTCGAAAACAGTACCAGAACCAAACTCTCTTTCGAATTAGCGCAGAAACGTTTATCTGCTGATGTAATCAGTTTTTCTGCAGCTCAGTCATCAGTTAAAAAAGGAGAGACTTTGATTGATACTGTAAATAATATCCTTTCAATGAAAGTAGATATGGTTGTAATGCGCCACTCCAATCCCGGAGCGGCTTATTTTTTATCTAAAAATGTCAAAGCAAGTATTGTAAATGCAGGCGACGGTGCACACGAACATCCAACTCAAGCTTTATTAGACAGTTATTCGATCAGAGAAAAACTAGGTGATGTAGCTGGGAAAAAAGTGGTAATCGTAGGCGATATTCTGCATTCGAGAGTAGCTTTATCCAACATATATGCTTTGCAGATGCAAGGTGCAGAAGTAAAAGTTTGCGGACCAAAGACGCTGATTCCGAGATATATTGAATCGCTTGGCGTTACGGTTGAACCTAATTTGCGTAAAGCTTTAGAATGGTGTGATGTGGCCAATATGCTTCGTGTACAAAACGAACGTATGGATGTAAATTTCTTCCCATCAACACGTGAATATGCACAACAGTACGGAGTAGACAAACCTCTTTTAGATTCTCTAGGAAAAGAAATCGTAATCATGCACCCAGGACCAATCAACAGAGGAGTAGAAATTACTTCTGAAGTTGCTGATTCTGATCATTCTGTAATCTTGAATCAGGTTGAGAATGGTGTAGCGATTAGAATGGCGGTTATTTATCTTTTGGCATCTAAAATTCAATAG
- a CDS encoding VOC family protein: MRVKVIGIPVQDQEIALQFYTEKLGFIKKHDVPLSENNRWLTVVSKEEQFGTEILLEPSPNHFEPAKTYQKALFEAGIPYTQFNVDNIGEEYNRLINLGVEFSMKPTEMGTVKIAILNDTCGNNIQLIEML, from the coding sequence ATGAGAGTAAAAGTTATCGGAATTCCAGTTCAAGATCAAGAGATTGCATTACAATTTTATACAGAAAAACTAGGTTTTATAAAAAAACATGATGTCCCTTTGAGTGAAAACAATAGATGGTTAACAGTCGTTTCTAAGGAAGAACAATTTGGAACTGAGATTTTATTAGAACCATCGCCAAATCATTTTGAACCAGCTAAAACGTATCAGAAAGCCCTTTTCGAAGCTGGAATTCCATATACACAATTCAACGTTGACAATATCGGAGAAGAATATAACCGACTTATAAATCTCGGCGTAGAATTTAGCATGAAACCCACTGAAATGGGAACGGTTAAAATTGCTATTTTAAATGATACTTGCGGCAATAATATTCAGCTTATTGAAATGTTGTAA